From Pararhizobium sp. A13:
TCTCTCCGGGCCGATGGCAATTTTCGCCGCCATCGATCGACCGTGGCGGAGGGGAAATCCCAAAGTCAGGCGCTCAATCGGTTCTCCGGAAAGCAGGCTTCGCAGATGGCAGCCACATGCCGATGGTCGGTGCCGCAGCAGCCGCCGAGAACGCGCAACTGTGGCATATGGCGCGTCAGTTGCCGGTATCTTCTCCCGAGATCGACGGGGTCTCCGGCGTCCAGCGTCTCGCTTTCGTCGAGTTCCTGATGGCTCATGTTCGAGGCATTGGCGCGGATGCCGCCAATCCGTTTCAGCCACGCATCGTCGCTCGCGACGACCTTGTCGAAATGGCTCGGATGGGCGCAGTTGATCATGTAATACAAGGGGTATGAGCCGGTCGAGGCGTCCACGGCCGCGATCGCTTCCTTCAGAGTGCGGCCGGTAACGAGGTCGCCGTCCGTTTCCACCGTAAACGAGATGACGCAGGGCATCTTCGCGCGCTTGGCCGCCCGCGCAATGCCGACCGCCTCGTCGATGCTGGTCAGCGTCAGCGCGGTGACCATATCGGCTTCGGTGGCGGCGAAGATCTCGATCTGCGTGGAGTGATAGGCCTCGGCCTCGTCGGCATCCATCTTGCTTGCCTTGTAGCCGTCGCCGCGCGGGCCGATCGCGCCGTTGATGACGATGGGCACGCCCGGCCGTTCACGCTCGGCGCGAATTTCGCTGAGGAGCTCGACGGCATCCTCGTTGGCTGCCTTGAGTGCTTCCGCGCTGTAGCCGAGCTTGCCGCCCCAATCCGGATTGGCCCTCCATGTTGCCGTATCCAGTACGAAACCGCTTTTGCCTCTTGCGGCGATATCGAGGTAGCGGATGTAATAGTCCTTCAGTTGCCGCCGCCCGGTTCTGTCCGCCAGCAGCACGAAAGCGGCGAAATGCGGCAGGTCGGCGCCCTCGTGAAAGATCAGCGTCGTTTCCATGCCGCCGTCAGCCAGGAATATGCCGCCCTTCAACTGCGGAAGGTCGTGTCGGTACTTGCTCATCATCTTCACCCTCTTTTGTTCGGCGTCTCAGCCTTCATACACGCCGGGAAGCCGGCAGATTTGTGCCTTTTTATCGCCTGCTAAAATAGCCGACTTGCGGTATACTTTCAGCAAAAGTCTATAAAGGTGCCGAAAATCAATGGGTTGTCTGGAATGGGCTGAGGCGGGCGGACGCAGTATTTCGACCTGGACCTTCGAAAACCCCACCGGCGGTACAGGAGCGGGACATGCGCAAGGGCGAGGAGACGAGGACCCGCATTCTCGATGTGGCGGAAGCGGCGGTGCTGCAGAAGGGTTTCGGCGGCACATCGATCGAGGAACTGATCGCCGAGACGGGCATCACCAAGAGCGGTTTCTTCTACCACTTCCGCGACAAGAACGAACTCGCCAAAGCGCTGCTCAATCGCTACATCGAAAACGACGAGCGGATCTACGACGAGATCTTCAGCCGCGCGCGCGACCTGATGGACGATCCGCTGCAATCCTTTCTGCTGGGGCTGAAGCTTTTGTCGGAATTGTTGTCCGACCTGCCGAACGGCCATCCGGGCTGCCTGGTTGCGACCATCTGCTACTATGAGCGGCTCTTCGATCGGGAAATTCAGGAGATCAACCGTCAGGCCGCGCTGACATGGCGCCGCCGCTTCCGCGGCATGTTCGATGAGATTTTCGCCGTCTACACGCCGCGTGAGCAGTTCGACGTGGACCAGCTCGCCGACATGGTCTCGACGGTGATCGAAGGTGGCATCGTGCTTTCCAAGGCGCTGAAGGAGCCACAAAGCCTGCCAGACCAGATTCTCGTGTTCCGCAGCTTCGTGAAGATGCTGTTCCAGCCGGTGCAGCACGCGTGAAGGCTTAGCCGTCCTCCATCTCCGCCGCAAGCTCTGCCAGTTTCCGCACCGTGTTGAGATTGCGCGATGTCGCATGCTTCAGCGCCGGCAGTCTCAGTTTCGAGCGGCCCGAGCCGTTGGGATAATGCACGTAGATCTCGTGGCCCGCGACATGCACCTCCTCGCCGTCGGGCGCGACGAGTTTGTCGAGCGCATCGGCAGGCGCTTTCTCCGGCAGGAAATTGACCGACAGATAGTTCGGCTGGGCGGCGGGAAAGGGATTGCTTTCGGCGATCTTTTCCAACTGCTCGCGACTGCGCACCATGACGCCCGGCGCCTTGCCCAGGACCTTGCCAAGCGCCTCATCGAGAACCTTGGCAGCGCTGGCGGCGGGGAGGTCCGAGCGAAACAGCACATTGCCGCTCTGGATAAAGGTTTTGACGTCCGAAAAGCCGGCCTTCTCGCAGACCGCCTTCAGGTCCCTCATGGCAAGCTTGCCGGTTCCGCCGACATTGATGGCGCGCAGAAGAGCGATATGGACGGGCATTTGATGCACTCCACCTATTCTCCCTGCAATTTGCAGGGAAAATGAACTGACACGACACGCCAGGGCTTGCCTTGTGCCGGCGAGCGGCGAGCTCCTGGCTCCTCACATCTTCCCAGCCACCTTGATCGCGAACGCATATTCGAACGCGATTTCCTCCAGCCGCTGGAAGCGCCCGGAGGCGCCGCCGTGGCCCGCGTCCATGTTGGTCTTCATCAGGATCGGCTGGGAGCCGGTGGTCTTTTCGCGCAGCTTGGCCACCCATTTGGCCGGTTCCCAATAGGTGACGCGCGGATCGGTGAGGCCGCCGAGCGCGAGGATGGCCGGGTAGGGCTTGGCCGAAACGTTGTCGTAGGGGCTGTAGGCCGCCATGCGCTCATAGGCCGTCCTGCTCTCGATCGGGTTGCCCCATTCCGGCCACTCCGGCGGAGTGAGCGGCAGCGTGTCGTCGAGCATCGTGTTCAAGACATCGACGAAGGGTACGGCGGCAATGATGCCCTTGAACTTCTCCGGCGCCATGTTAGCGATCGCGCCCATCAGCATGCCGCCGGCCGATCCGCCCTCGGCGACGATGTTTGCGTAAGAGGTGAACTTCTGTTGATCAGATAGTCGGCCGCCGCGATGAAGTCCTTGAAGGTATTGGTCTTCTTCCCCATCTTGCCGTCTTCGTACCACTGGAATCCCTTGTCCTTGCCGCCGCGGATATGGGCGATGGCAAAGACGAAGCCGCGATCGGCGAGCGACAGGCAGTTGGTGTTGAAACCGGCCGGAATGCTGATGCCATAGGCGCCGTAGCCATAGAGCAGGCAGGGCGCCGAGCCGTCGAGGACAACATCCTTGCGATAGAGCAGGGTGACCGGAACCTCGACGCCGTCCCACGACGGCGCCATGACGCGGCGGGTGACGTAGTCATCCGCATTGTGGCCGGACGGCACGTCCTGCGTCTTCAGAAGCGTGCGCTCGCGTGTCGCCATATCGTAGTCGTAGAGTTGGCTCGGCGTCGTCATCGACGAATAGGAGAAGCGGATGACGTCGGTGTCGTATTCGCCGGCGCCCGAAAGCCCGAGCGAATAGGCTTCCTCGGCAAAGGCGATCGCGTGTTCCTCACCGGTCCTGCGGTCGCGGATCTTGATCCGCGGCAGGCCGTTTTCCCGCTCCAGCCAGACGAGGTGGCGGGCAAAGGCCATGTGCGAGAGGATCAGCCGGCCCGGCGTATGCGGCACGACATCGGTCCAGTTTTCCCGACTCGGTTTGTCAACCGGCGTCTGCATGATCTTGAAATCCTTGGCGCCGTCCGCATTGGTCAGGATGTAGAAGACATCGCCGCCTTCAGTCAGCGAATATTCGAGCCCGGTTTGACGCGCGGCGACGAGCTGCGGCTTGCCGGTCAGGTCGGAGGTCGGCAGCAGCCAGTATTCGCTGGTCTCGTGGTCGTGAATGTCGATGTAGATGAAATCGTCGAGCATCGAGCCGCCGACGCCCATGAAGAAGCCCGGATCCTCCTCCTCGTAGACCAGCCGGTCGTCGCTCTGCGGCGTGCCGACAATATGGTGGAAGATTTTTGAAGGCCGATGGTTGTCGTCGAGCACGGTATAGAAGAAGCTCTTGCCATCCGGCGCCCAGGCGCCGCCGCCGCCGGTGTTCTTGATGACGTCGGCAAGGTCCTCGCCCGTTGCAAGGTCGCGGACGCGCAGCGTGTAATATTCCGAGCCCTTGTCGTCATAGCCCCAGAGGCCGCGGCTGTGGTCGGTCGAGTGGTCGATGCCGGCGAGGCGGAAATAGGCCTTGCCATCGCCCTCCTTGTCGCCGTCAAGAAGCACGGTGCGCTCGCCGCCATCGCGGGGGATGCGGAAATAGCGCGGCTGTTCGCCGCCGGTGACGAAGAAGGTGCCGTAGGCAAAAGGCCCGTCCTTCATCGGCACGGACGAGTCGTCCTCCTTGATGCGGCCCTTCATCTCGGCAAACAGCGTCTTCTGCAGCGCCTCGGTATCGGCCATCGCCGCCTTCATATAGGCGTTCTCGGCTTCGAGGTGCTTGCGGATCTCCGGATCGAGGATCGAGGGATCCTTGAACATCGCCTGCCAGTTGTCGGCGCGCAGCCAGGCATAGTCGTCCGTCCGGGTGATGCCATGACGGGTATCGGTCACCGGCTTTTTCGGAGCGACGGGAGCGGCGGGCAGATTCTTGAATATGGACAAGGATGACTCCGGGAAAAATGCGAGGGGTGTACACCGGAGATAGAGGCCGGGTGCCAAAGGTTCAAGAAAAAAGCTCGCGCCATTGCGCAGACCGCCTGAACAAATTCGCGTTAGCCGCTGCGTAGGATCGCGTTCATCACGCATGAACGATCAGATGAGCATTGCGATGTGCCTGTGGTATGTGGACGAGGCGATCGCGATCCGGCCGGCGTGATTTCCGCAGCGATCGTGCCGGCAAATTGCGCGACCGCTATCCTCCGAAGGCCCCGCTTTAACCGTACGTTAGCGCAATTCCTTCAGATTGCGCCTCAGGCGCGATGTCGTTTTCCCGTGCGCTTTGTCAGAGGCATCATGCCTTGAACCTCCCTTTTTCGTTCAGCTTGCGGGCCATCGGCCCCGCCGGAGTTCAGTTATGACCTTTCGCAATCTCTCCATTCTCCAGAAGATCGGCCTCGTCGTGTTCGTCATGGGGCTGTCGTCGCTGGTCATCGCCTTTGTCGGTGCGAAGGGTATTTCAGCATTGGAATCGGCCATGGTGTCGGTCGGCGAGAAAGAGGAAGTCGCCCGCGAGGCGATGGACCTGCGCGTCGATATCATCGCCATCAGCCGCATGACTTACCAGCTTGCCGCCCAGCCTGAAAAGGCGGCCGATTTCCGCGCGGAGACGGAAAAGCGCTCGAAGGAAATGCTCGAGCGCCTGCCGAAGATCGAAGCGGCCGCCGACCAAACCGAACTCAAGCAGCTGCAGACGATCCGCTCGACGCTCGAAACTTACTTCGGCGAAATCCGCGCCATGGTCGATATCGCCGAGAAGAACGGCCAGGATGCTGCTGCGATCAAGGCCGGGCTCGACGAGGCGCTCGCCGCCCAGAAGACCGTCACCAGCGCGGTCAAGGAATACAGCACCTATTCGGGTGAAGCGCTCGCCACGGCCCGCGCGGACGCGCTCCAGTCCTCGTCGCTCGCACTCGTCATCGCCGTAGCGTCGGCCGCGGCCTGCATCGTCTTCGGTGCGGTGGTCAGTCTGCTCGTGGCTCGCCGGGGCATTTCGGCGCCGGTTCGTTCGCTGACGGCCGCCATGAGCCGCCTTGCCGAGGGCAATCTCGACAGTACCGGCACGGATGCCGAGCGCAAGGACGAGATCGGCGAAATGGCCCGCGCCGTCGAAGTCTTCCGCCGCAATGCGCTGGCAATGCGGGACATGAAGGCGCAAGAGGCAGCACTTCATGCGCTGAGCAGCGATCTGCAGTCGAGCATCAGCACCGTCGTTGCGGCTGCCGTCGCCGGCGATTTCACCGGCCGCATCGGCAAGGATTATCAGAACGACGATCTCAACCGCTTCGCCGGCAGCGTCAACGAACTGGTCGACAGTATCGACAACGCCGTCGCCGAAGTGCGCCGCGTCATCGCCGCCCTTGCCGACGCCGACCTGTCGCAAAGCATGAGCGGCCATTTCCAGGGGGCCTTTGCCGAACTGCAGCAGAACGTCAATTCCACGATGGTGACGCTGCGCTCGACCATGCAGAATGTGCGCGGGGCTGCCGGCACCATCAAGGAAAGCTCCGCCGAACTGAGCTCTGCCGCCAACGACCTCTCCAAGCGCACCGAGCAGCAGGCGGCCGCACTTGAGGAAACCGCCGCAGCATTGGACGAGATTACCGCGACCGTTCGCGCCTCCTCCTCGCGCGCCAACGAAGCCCGCGACATGGTGCGCGAGACGAAGGAAAGCGCCGGCAAGTCGGGCGAGATCGTCCGCAGCGCCGTCAGCGCCATGAGCCGCATCGAGGGTTCGTCGAGCCGGATCAGCCAGATCATCGGCGTCATCGACGAGATCGCCTTCCAGACCAACCTTCTGGCGCTCAATGCGGGCGTCGAGGCGGCCCGCGCTGGTGAGGCGGGACGCGGTTTCGCCGTCGTCGCCCAGGAAGTGCGCGAACTGGCGCAGCGCTCCGCCAATGCCGCCAAGGAGATCAAGACGCTGATCAGCGCCTCTGCCTCGGAAGTCGAAGGCGGCGTCTCGCTGGTGCGTGCGACCGGCGATGCGCTGCTGGAGATCGAGAAGCTCGTCCTCCGCGTCAACGACCATGTGGACAGCATCGCGACCGCGGCGCGCGAACAGGCGACCGCGCTTGCCGAAATCAACACCTCCGTCAACCACATGGACCAGATGACGCAGAAGAACGCCGCCATGGTCGAGGAGACGACGGCGGCGAGCGAAACGCTTGCCGACGAGAGCCGCCAACTGCAGACGCTGCTTGCCCGCTTCAAGCTCGAAGAAGCAAATCGCGCATCGCAGCCGCAGCTACGCACACGTTACGCGGCCTGAGCGTCCAGCCACGGGTGAAACAACTGAAAACGCCCGCATGTCGAACGACATGCGGGCGTTTTCGCATGCTGAATCAGTTCATTAGCTAGTGCCCATCTTCCCTTCCGGCTCGCCCCCGGCGTGCTCGATGAGGGTCTGGAATTTCGGTATCTCCGCCTGGCCTCCTCGATCATGAGGATACGTTCAGGTGGGTGTCAGCTTTGTGGTGTGCTTTCCGTCGTTTGTGCGGCCAAGCGGCCGCGCCCGGTGTGTCGAGACAGAGTGGACAACATGAAGAAGAAAGCACTGCATATCGTCCTCGAGACGGAGCGGAAGGACACCGTCTTCAGTCAGGACGAGCCGCCGGTCGGCGATTTTTCCTTCAATGCCAAGGTGGCTGACGTGTTTGACGACATGGTCAGCCGCTCGGTGCCGCACTACGAAGAAATGCAGCGGATGGTCTGCGAACTGGCGCAGGATTTTGCCAAGCGCAATACCAACTTGTACGATATCGGCTGCTCGACTGCGACGACGCTGCTTGCGCTTGATCCGGTTCTGGATCCGAGCGTCAAGTTCATTGGCGTCGACAACGCCCCCGATATGCTTGAGAAGGCACGGCAGAAGATCGCCCAGACCGCTACGCAAAGGCCGATCGAGCTGCAGATGGCGGATTTGCACAAGGGCCTGTATATGGAGAATGCCAGCGTCGTTACGATGCTGCTGACCCTTCAATTCATTCGTCCGCTCTACCGCGAGCGAATGATGAAGATGATCTACTCTGGCTTGAATGAACAGGGTTGCGTGGTCCTGATCGAAAAGCTGACGAGCGAGGACACGACCTTCAACCGCTTGTTCATCCAGCATTATTACGATTTCAAGCGGCGAAACGGATATTCGGAGATCGAGATCTCCAAGAAACGGGAAGCGCTGGAAAATGTCCTCATCCCCTATCGACTGGAAGAGAATATCCAGCTTCTCAGGGAAACGGGATTCAAGCACGTCGAAGTGTTTTTCCGCTGGTACAATTTCTGCGGCATCATCGCGGTCAAATAGCTGAGAAAAAAATGAAATCCTTGATGATCTCCATCGGCAACTTTCTGTTCCGGTATCGAAACCAGCTATTCCCCGTCATTATCGTCGGGCTCTTTCTGTCCGCCGCGCCGAAAACGGAAATGTTTGGCAGCAAGCAGCTCGAAAATGCCAGGGACATGGTCGCATGGCTTGTCGCATTGTCCGGGCTGGCGTTCCGCGCGATCGTTATCGGCTATGCCTACATTCAGCGGGGCGGCCTGAACAAGAAGGTTTACGCCAAGAATCTTGTTACCGAAGGCATGTTCAGCGTCTGTCGTAATCCGTTATATGTCGGCAACGTCTTGATCTACAGCGCGGTTTTCCTCATGCATGGCAACCCGGTGGTGACAGTTGTCGGTATCCTGTTGTTCTGCTTCATGTACCAATGCATCGTCTACGCCGAGGAGGCGTTCCTTGAGGGAAAGTTCGCAGAAGGCTACAAGGCCTACTGCTCCGACGTCCCGCGCTGGCTTCCGCGCTTCAGCAAATTTTCCCAGGCCACTGAAGGCATGGATTTCAATTTCAAGCGGGTTATTGCCAAGGATTATTCAACCGCATCGGCTGCGCTGATCACCTTGCTGCTGGCAGAAGTTTACGAGCACGTGGCGGGCTCGGTTCCGACCTCCGACGTCCAGTATGTGTCCATCCTCGCAACACTCATTGTTCTGACCGGCATCGCCACCGCGTTCATCAGCCAGCTGAAGAAACGCGGCGTCTTCAGCGACAAGAAAACGGTTTGATGAGAGGAGTTTGGGCTTTGGTCGACTGCGGCCGACCGCTCCATCGGTAGCCGCATTCCTTCCACGACGGCAATGATCCTTCACGCCGGCTGCCGCCTTGTTGCAGCTGCGTCGCTACTTTTCTTGAAAAAAGTTTTGGTGGCATGTCGATTTTCCCGACACGCGTTCGTCGTATGATCAGGAAGGCCATTGTGGCTTCCGTCAATCAGAGGAGAAGAGACGATGCGCGTTATGGTTATGGTGAAGGCGACGAAGGATAGCGAAGCGGGGATCATGCCCTCGACCGAGCTTCTTGAAGCCATGGGCAAGTACAACGAGGAACTGGTCAACGCCGGCATCATGATGGCAGGCGAGGGGCTGCATCCTTCCTCGAAAGGCAAGCGTATCGCCTTCGACGGCCCCGGCCGCACCGTTATCGACGGTCCCTTCGCGGAGACCCGCGAACTGGTCGCCGGCTTCTGGCTCTGGGAGGTCAAGGACATGGCCGAAGCGGTGGAGTGGGTGAAGCGCTGCCCCAATCCGATGCTGGGTCCGAGCGAGATCGAGATCCGCCGGGTGTTCGAGGCCGCCGACTTCGGCGAGGCCCTGACGCCGGAGCTCGCCGAACAGGAGGAACGGCTGCGCGAAAAGACGGCCAACCGCTGACGTATCCTGCCTCGCCGCCGCGGCTTGACGTGGCCCTCGTCCCTCCCGTAAGCGGGAAGCATGGCGGCGATCGAAACCCATCACACGATCGAGACGGTCTTCCGGATCGAACAGGCCAGGCTCATCGCGGGCCTGGCCCGAATGGTTCGGGACGTCGGTTTGGCCGAGGACCTGGCCCAGGACGCCCTCGTGGTTGCCCTCTCCGAATGGCCGAAGACCGGGGTTCCGAGAAACCCCGGCGCCTGGCTGATGGCCGCTGCCAAGCGCCGGGCCATCGACGGCTTCCGCCGCAAGAAGATGCTGGCGCGCAAGCACGCCGAGATCGGCCGGGACCTTGAAGACGAAAGTGTCGATCCCGTCGCGGATATCGAGGCGGCCATGGATGACGACCTTGGCGATGAGCTGCTCGGCCTGATCTTTACCGCCTGCCACCCGGTGCTCTCGCCCGAGGCGCGCGCGGCGCTGACGCTGCGCCTGATCGGCGGGCTGACGACGGACGAGATCGCCCGCGCTTTCCTCTCCAGCGAAGCGACCATCGCCCAGCGCATCGTCCGGGCCAAGAAGACGCTCGGCAAGGCCGGCCTGGCATACGAAGTCCCGCGCGGGCCGGACCGAAGGGAACGCCTCGCCTCGGTTCTGGAGGTTATCTACCTGATCTTCAACGAAGGCTATGCTGCCACCGCCGGCGAAGACCTGATCCGCCCGGCCTTGTGCGCCGAGGCCCAGCGCCTCGGCCGCATCCTCGCCGGCCTTGCGCCCGGTGAGCCCGAGGTCTTCGGCCTTCTCGCGCTGATGGAAATCCAGGCCTCGCGCCTTGGCGCCCGAATTGCGCCGGACGGCTCGCTCGTTCCCTTGACCGAACAGAACCGTTCCCGCTGGGACCAGCTCCTGATCCGCCGGGGCCTCGCCGCATTGGGACGCGCCGAAGCGCTCGGCGGCGCGGGCGGACCCTACGCGCTGCAGGCAGCGCTCGCCGCCTGCCATGCACGGGCGCGAAAGGCGGAGGAGACGGACTGGCAGAGGATCGCAGCGCTCTACGATACGCTGCGTGCGGTGATGCCGTCACCGGTGGTCGATCTCAATCGGGCCGTGGCCCACAGCATGGCCTTCGGCCCGCAGGCAGGTCTGACGCTCGTGAGCGAGATCGAGCGGGCAGGGACCTTACGCGGCTACGCTCCGCTGCCGGCGGCGAAGGGGGATTTCCTGTTCCGGGCGGGCCGGTTGGCGGAGGCCACGGCCGAGTTCGAGCGCGCGGCCGCGCTCACCCGCAACGAGCGCGAACGGGCCTTCCTGCTCGGGCGGGCGGCCGCCTGCGGCGGCTGACCCCAACGCCTATACGCCTCCAGAAGAGAGAGCCCCGTACACCGAGGACGATTTTCAAGCCCGCGTGGCAGAGATCACCGGCGGCAAGGGCGTCGATGTCGTCTACGACACGGTCGGGGCCGAGACCTTCACGAAATCGCTCGATTCCTTACGCCCGCGCGGCACGCTGGTGAGCTTTGGCGAAACCTCGGGGTCGATCCCTCCGCTGGACGTCGCCCTGCTGGGGGGCGAAGGGATCGCTTTACGTCACCCGGCCGTCGATTGCGCACTACACCGCCAACCGCGCGGAATACGAGGCCGCCGCGCAAAATCTGTTCGCGGCGATGGAGGCCGGAGCGCTGCGGGCATCGGGCGTCACCACTTACGCCCTGTCCGACGTCCGCAATGCGCACGAGGATCTCGAGGCGCGGCGCACCACGGGCTCGGTGGTTCTGCTTCCCTGACGGGAATCAGAATTCCCCGCAAACGCCTCACGTTTCGGCGTTGATCAAGGCTGCAGGTTCTTCGAGCGCATGAGAATGCCCAACCCAAAAGGGACGTCCTGAGCCTCGTCGTTCGCTACTGTGGCGCGCGGCGACGTCAGATCGTGGGCGAGCATTTTGTCGCTGGACAATGCATATGTAACTTTATAACAGGATGGATGTAACGTTATTACATAAACTCGCGCAGGAGATTTTCATGCGGATCCATCTTGGCAAGCCGATGCAGGCTGCCGCCGTAGCGGCGCTGACGGCGCTGTCCCCCTTTCCAACGTTTGCCGATGACAGCAAGGAGACATGGCGGCTCTTCGTTGCCGATCACACGCAGCCGGTCGTGCGGGCGCTGGATGCCGCAAGCGGCAGCGAACTTGGACGGTTCGATATCAGCGGCTTTGCCGCGCTGTCCTTGAGCGATAGCGGCAAGACCGTCTTCGCCGTTCAGGGGGATAAGGACATCGTGAACGTGATATCGACCGGCATCGCCCTTTCGGACCATGGCGAGCATCGCGATATCGACGTCTCCGAGCCGAAGCTGCTTGCGGGCGTGATCAATGGCAAGAAGCCGGGCCATGTGGTGACACATGGAGACGATGTGGCCATTTTCTATGATCGGGGCGGCAAGACGGACGTGATGCGCGAAAGCGCACTGATCGAAGGCAAGGCCGAGATTGTAAGCCTTGACACCACCGCGCCGCATCATGGCGTGGCCGTGCCGATGGGCGGCAACATCCTCGTTTCAGTCCCCAACATGAGCGCCGAGGTCAAGCCGGACGAACTGCCGCCGCGGCTTGGTCTGCGCATTCTCGACCGCTCAGGCAGGCAGCTTGGCGATGTCGCCGCCTGCACGGGGCTGCATGGCGAAGCGACTTCGGCGCGTCTCGTCGCCTTCGGCTGCGAGGAGGGGGTTCTCGTCGTCCGCCCGGCCGGGATCGATGGGCCGAAGCTTAAGATGCTGGCCTATGGCGACGATCTGCCGGAAGGCAAGGTTTCCACCTTGCTCGGCGGCAAGTCGATGCAGTTCTTTCTCGGTAACTATGGCGAGGACAAGGTCGTGCTGATCGACCCCGATAGTAAGGCACCTTATCGCCTCGTGGAGCTCGCGACCCGGCGCGTCGATTTCATCCTGGACCCGGTTAATGCCCGAAACGCCTATATCCTAACCGAGGACGGCAAGCTCCATCTGCTGGATGTCGTCAGCGGCAAGATCACCCGTTCGGCAACCGTCACCGAACCCTACAGCAAGGATGGACATTGGCGTGACCCGCGTCCGCGGCTTGCGGTTGCCGGCGATCGCATAGCCATCACCGACCCCCGCCATAGCCTTGTGCGGATGATCGCGACCGACAGCCTCGAGGAAACGGCGACGATTCCGGTCGAGGGCCAGCCCTTTGCGATCGTCGCCGTCGGTGGCTCCGGCGCAATGCACTGATATCGAGGGCCGTCAGGCCACCAGCTTCAGCCCGATGCCCCACGGGTCGACGAGCGAGACGGTGGCGCCATTGCGCGTCACCGGAATTTCCAGCGCGTCGAGCTTGGCGATCGCCGTCTGCAGCTTGGCCGGATCGTTGAAATGCACGGT
This genomic window contains:
- the aztD gene encoding zinc metallochaperone AztD, yielding MQAAAVAALTALSPFPTFADDSKETWRLFVADHTQPVVRALDAASGSELGRFDISGFAALSLSDSGKTVFAVQGDKDIVNVISTGIALSDHGEHRDIDVSEPKLLAGVINGKKPGHVVTHGDDVAIFYDRGGKTDVMRESALIEGKAEIVSLDTTAPHHGVAVPMGGNILVSVPNMSAEVKPDELPPRLGLRILDRSGRQLGDVAACTGLHGEATSARLVAFGCEEGVLVVRPAGIDGPKLKMLAYGDDLPEGKVSTLLGGKSMQFFLGNYGEDKVVLIDPDSKAPYRLVELATRRVDFILDPVNARNAYILTEDGKLHLLDVVSGKITRSATVTEPYSKDGHWRDPRPRLAVAGDRIAITDPRHSLVRMIATDSLEETATIPVEGQPFAIVAVGGSGAMH